The genomic segment AGGTGTGAACATTACCACTCTGAGACAAAACGACTAAACAGCATCATCACAGCAGACTGACCAGTTCTGGGCCAGAAAGTCCAGGATGTGCAGGGATGTCCTGTCAGCAAACAGAACGGCTAAATGCAGAGCCGTCTCCCCTTTCTCCTGTTGGTGTGGAAACATACCAATCCTTTTTATTGGCATCTTAGGAAAATTTTAGAAATATCAGTGAGATATGTTACAAAATACCCAGCTATTGCTATTTTTCAGGCTTTTCAGCTAATAAGAGTACCTAAGAactttagaaaactttttttgacATGTATGTACATGTAATATCCTAGTTCTTCAAAACCAAGAGGCAAAAGATCATGTCATTCAACTAATAGTGTGAACATTACAAGGCATTTACACAATTAGTGTGAATTAGGgttgaaataattgaaaataattccAATCCTCTTTCAACCCTTCCTCCAATCCTAATCCTTACCCTTATTCCAACCAACCTATAACatctatataatttttttttataaatcagaTAGCTGTTGTTTACTATCTAAAACAACAATTAGATGCTCTCTACATGCCTAAATATTATTTGGGAGGAATACCTGAAAGAAATCTACAATCACCTATcagtaaaactaataaaatcaataaaatcaactgtgatgctgtggccttatttttcttccaaaatcaAAGAGAACCTTCATAGAATGCATAGTTTTATTAACTCTTTGAAAAATCCGGATAGAAAACTGATAATGAGTTGTTATTATGTCTTTCATCAAAATCATAAATCGGTGAGGAGAACTGAAGAGAAGAGTCCTAAGACAGGAACCAAGACTGGGCGATGTGTAGAGATTGTGCAAAGAGGAATCGTCAAAAATCCCAACAGGAGGTTCTGTTCTATCAGCTCTCAAAGATTTAACATCAGCGGTGCCAACCTGTGAAAACTTGTggcaatatttcttttttttgcaaagaacttGTGAAATTTTCTCACTGAATTAATGTTCTCAGAAGTTTGAATTTTAAACTTCTCtcaaaattcttattttatttctactgcAAGTAtttcagtggattttttttactcatctttACATGGAGGAACACAAGTGGAGGAAGCTGCATTATTGTCTCTGGTTGGGTTCACCTACGTATATAGATGTTTACACTTGTTAATTTCTTAatctgtgtgcatgtgtgtgtacaAGACAAAAGGAAGTGACAAAGCAGAAGCTCAAGAAagattttgaaatatattatgAAAGTCTGGAGAACTATTCCAGACTTTCTATTATTAGAACTATTATGGATTACAAAAAAGACTGCACACCAGCAACATACTACATACtattggttttagttttttgtacTTGTAAGCATGATTGATGTAGATCATTAACTATGTGGTTACCTGTATGTGGGTGTGCAAGGGCTGGCTTAGCTCCGCCCTCTGAGCATACAGCTGGATCAGGCTGTAGATGTCACAGCTCTTGGTTGCCTCCTGCAGGCCCAGTCGCAGCGCTGCAGAAGAACTGCCGAACCTCCTCACAAAATGAACGTCCTGATACTTTGACAATATGAAATCCTTGCGCTCCCCCCTGTTATAGGCAAACAATTTTTCAAATGTGTATTTTCTCTAATAGTGGACAATAGTGGGTGTAACTTACATATGGCTGTGCTGGGAGGGCTTCTGTGACGGACTAATCAGATTTGCCTCCAATATGTCATTAAAGCCAGAGTTTCCAACATTTCGGGccagctgaaataaataacagagAACAGCAGTTTACCATTATATCATTTTATGCTCATCAAGCAGGAAATAATACTGTACATTTCAGTTGCAAACATCAAAAGCACAATGTAGGTTCAACCACAAAACTGCCTTATTGGCTAGAAGGCTGGGTCATTGGGTGGTTTCACTGATGGACAGTTAACTaacctaaaatataaatacattagacatgtttgactttattgatTTCAACAGAGAGTTATGTATGTCAACTTGGGCCAAAAACGTAACCTACAGACCCACAAAGGTCACTAGAGGATCAATGCTTTATAGAGATGTTCCTTACTAGTAGGTCTGAGGTTCCCAGGCTGTCCAAGCTCAGAGACTTGATCCTGGACACATGGACGCCCATCTCCCTGTGGATCCCTGAACATTCGATACAGGTCAGGATGCCTAGATTTGTTGAGACCCATCCAGGTTCTtcagagagggagaaatgtGACCTTTTAcacttgaaatgaaatgaatgagAGTCAAATAAGATATACTTATTGGCAGACAGAGATTACCTGGAGCGCCACAGTCACAGCAGTAGTTGTTTCCCGGCATTCTGCGGATGTCATCAGTGATGGCCCGGGTCAGATCCTCCACACTGTTTTCACCCCCTCCGCTCCCCTGCCTGCCCCCGTCCAGGGCCATGCTGAGAGCCTCCTGCTTACTGTTACTGAGTACCGAGATCCATCTAAAcattcacaacaaaaacaaatccacaGTTCTCCTCTTCAAACACTATTTAGATAATTCTGATGTAGATTTCTGACATTAGTTAGAGTACtatatacaaaagaaaacacccaAGATTAACATTGCGTCCtgtaatatgtttttctttttccacttgtATTATGATTTTTAATCGAAAGTTAAGGCATACATCACTCATATTAAACCCCAGACAGTagaattttaaatcttttatgcaaataaatatcaggttctgctttgtttcactGTCTCACTTTCAGCCATGCTGGGTATTTCAAATAATGAACAATTGTtgattttagacaaaaacatgccCAGATTAATAATAGATGAGAAGATTCAAACAAAATGGGATCAAAAAACTAATGcttaaataaagttttgtccttgtttattgttgcaaatatatttttaaaaagacttacgCAACACACTCAGCTTCATCCTCAGCCAGGAAATGATAGGTCCGATTATCTAAAGGAGagttgaaaaacatttttaatcaagtatgtaataaatataaaaaaatgttttttactttcatttatgTAAATATCCATGTACTTTTAATATTCATTCAATTTCATTTCATTCCATattgaatatacagtatatgcttattcattacatttctaattatatttctaacatttaacaataaattTACAAAAGTTTGTCACTTAAATCTAGTCAAGATTTAAATAACGGGAAATTAATTAATAGatttaacacaaaacaattcTGTTTGGACTCGAGTCTGGACTGCAgaacagttttcattttatactAAGTGCCCTTTTCGACGTGTCTTACGGGAGATAAGGTCGAAGCATTTCTTGTCCTCCACACTGGGTTTCACCTGACAGGTAAGCAGGTTTAGTCGGGTCGGAGGTTTATTTggctgaaagacagaaaaaagaattgACAAGATGCAAATACTTAAACCCTACATGTTTTCTAcagctgaattttaaaaaaaacttaaagcaaaaacattcaaatgaatTCAGTGATGGGATAAGGCACCACATTAGAAGTTATATAATAGAGGGAATTAATTGTTATATTTCAATTAATTAGTGGCTCAAGAAATCAACAATAATTAATACACACTTAACCATTAACTGCAGTGAGATAATTAAAGGTTCTACACTAACAAGAGTAGATTTGGTTGAATATCTTTTCTGTGAAGAATGTGGGTACTTTAATCTGTTTGATTCACAAATGTGTTCCTTAAAATGAATTAGGAGTTTTCTGCTAGTGTGGAAATATAATTACCTTGAAATCCAGAAATACTTAGTAATCTTGATTAGAACTATCTATTTTTTAAGTAGTGAAGTCACAGCATCAATAAAGAAATCTTAATTATGACAATTTAGACATTAAAAGTGAGAGGATGCAGTAACTTGCAGTAACACACACTCACTGTAGCATGTGCAATAGTCAGGTAACAGTTGTGAACTGAACATTTCCTCTTCTGCCACATTTTTCTCaacctgcaacacaaacacaatattttagCAAAGCAAACAACATGGGCATACTCCTTCCCATTTTTCAAGACTTTAAGGGTTTGAGTGAACACAGGTTTTGTAGATATGTATTGTCACAAAAAAAAGGTTATATAAAATTTTTGATACAAATCAGTTTCTGCAAAACATTATAGGTTATGTAAATAGTTTTCCAGTTAATCTTGTGCCAGATAGATATCTGGCACaagattaaaacaacaacacacactttTGCTTTCCCTAATTTTACCAACAACTAACATTAGCTTATCTGACTGAATTTCATGTAATTCACTAAAGTGAAGTCTCTTTCAGATGTGGTCTGTGTGTTATTATTAAAGGACCAGTccaggttttgaaaatgaccTATCACTGTTATTCATCTGAGTCTTGAAATGAGGTTATCAAACAGCCGATTTTATGAGTAGTTGTAAAGTGGGAACAGCCATAATGCAGGtgtcacatactgtatatcataTTGCCCAGAATATTTAATCACTAATCCAAACCATGCACATTGTTATAGACATATAACTTTTCAGACTCAGAAGTCAAGAATTTTCCACATGAAAAGTTTGTACAAAAAATAGCATTTCATTGCACATAAGAATATAATGAATTATTACCTCTCTAGAACATTTACTGTTAATGAGGACaagttaagttatttttgtttatattgtacTTGATGAAAATCCATTTTTCATCATCTTGTCACATGTCATGATAAGCACAGAAGTATCTAAATTATAAATTTGGTCCTTtggttttttaattaaatatgtcCTCTTACATAACTCCTAAATTAAACATAAGCAAGCTTGTaatctttgtggtttttttacCCGTCGCTCTTCTTGTAGAGGAATCCTGTTCTCTCTGTTCCGTATTGTTTATCTCCCAGAAGTTGATGCATACTGTACACCTGCTTAGGTAAAGAGTcctgcagacacaaacaaacaatttctGAATCAGTTGATCTGTAGCTCAGTCTGAGTCATTGCTAGGGTTGGAGTCTCAGACCTGCTCTGTGTGGACGACTGGCCTCAGCTGATCCCTGATGTTGCACAGCtgcttcttctcctcctcctgacGCTGCTTCACCTGTACATACCAACACCACATCACAGTTCGTAATTTTCACTAACAACACCTGAATAAACAGAGATATCCCTACATTGCCTCTGTATTTTTGCAGCACCTATTCTATATcatcatttttttctagaaaatgttttagattaatctcaaaatttctgagtttgaccaaactcaaatttaagcctcttttttaaatctttaatagCCCTAATACGCCGCTGTAGGCTTCTGCTAATATTCATACCATGTTCAGCACAATGTTCAGCTCCTCGATGTACTGCTTCAGCCTCTGAGTGGTGGATACACACTCCTGCAAGAAACTACACAAAGACATTTATGGTAAATCCATTTTAGTCACTGTATTGCAAGATGTTTATGttgtctgagtgtgtgtgagccAGAACCTACTTGTTTTGACTGTGGTAGTGCTTAATGAGGTTCTGCAGCAGGTCGActcctctctttgtttttatctcgTTCACCTTAATGAGATACTGAGATAGAGAGTTGATCTATTAACTGGACATACATACAGCGAGGTAATGTAAAGTGCTGAGCAGCAAGGGGAGTTAGCACAAATAGACTGGTTTTAAAAAGCTGGGGTCACTGACCTCACACATGCTCAGCTGGAAGGAGCGCCTCTCCTTCTCAAGCTCCTCAGCGATTTCTCCTCCGCTCACCTCGCTCCGAACCATCCCGTACTGTCGCGCTAACTCCCTTTTCTCCTTCTCCACCTGCTTGCTGAACACACACGCACGCTTTGAATTATTAATCCGACTCCTGACAGTTTCACCAGCTCACTTCTGCTTACAAGACCCTTTCCGTGTTTCTGAATTATGCAGaggtgtaatttattttttacatgcaCAAACACGTAACAAGGGTATCCTAAAAATAGGAGATGCAAGAGAGCATGTAAACTCTCTCAGATGCTTTAAAAGGATCGTTGCTCACAATCTGCTTTCATAATCCCGCCATGCTCTCTCAAATGGTTTCTTCAGATCCTGCAGCGGgacagaggaggaaaagtttattttagagTTGATCTATTACACAAatgatttttgttcattttaccATTTCAGATGACTCATGTCTTAACTTATTCCTAACATACACTTGATATGAGAATATCAAAAGTCCTCACCCCCTTCACCTCCCGCAAGTCTCCTTTAACCAAAGAGTCCAGGAAGAAGTTGATGTTGTGGAGCATGCTCTTCAgctgaacacacacagaaaaaataaaataaatacatgctaAAAGGGATATTGGGTTGCATAAtcaatgttttgaaaatttgtgttttttagatcTGAGTTATTCAATGGAAAAACTGATTACAACAGCTACATCATATTGACATGaagtaatgataaaaaaaagagattttcttcttaattttatgtttcttcctAGTTTTTTCCGTCTTTGACATCCTCTTTCTTGCAAAAACTTGCTTTGCCCCGATTGGTCAGCTGATGTGGGGGAAAACGATGGAAGCagctgcaattttttttgtttgaagtgTGGCACACTTGTCACTTGCCGGATGTTATGCAAATGAGTTTCATTGCAAaatcaaaggagaaaaaagccAGAAACAACAACCAGCCAGGCATTTCAGGCAAGTCAGGAGCAATggaggaaacatttttcaatttggAGTGAAGGTCTTTTGTCTGAGCAGATATGTAGCCTTTTGAGACAGAAACATTGCTGGTGGTCTGTTAAATATAAGACTTCAGCTGATGTCTTTCTGCACTAAAGTTGGTTTAGGtagtttaacagaaaaatacattttctaggaaaaatACATCCTAGAAAACACAAGCTAACCACGTGCCCAGATATTAATTGGGAGTTGAGCATTCAGATATTTGCCTAATGATAATGAGATGTGTTCAGTTGTTAGGGGAGATCAATATTTGaaccttttttaaatgtttatttaatcagaaCTACAGAAAATGACTAACCACTTCTAATTCTGATATTAGATTACTCACTTAATACTATAAGTGTataaacatatacagtattATAGCTTAAACCTCAGGATCTATAATCATATACAGTATTTACACTGGAAAAAGCAAATGTGGGTTGATGCATTGGCAATGCTATCGTGCAATTAATTACTACTgatgcaataaatgaaaaagatgtCATCATGCAATATGTgtaatatatgtaaataaattaaatagagtACTTTTCCACCCTGCATTTAGACCTTTGTCTTGCAGATGGCTTCAGGGAGCTGAGTATGATGCTATTTGTCTTCTCTAGAGCGTTTGGCATTTCTTAGGGTTGCATTGTAACTCTTGAAGAGACATTAGTACTCTGCATAACATTTCATAATAGCTCACACAGCAAAATAAGCAGATTTTGCTCTGATCAGCAGTTTGCAAATGTTACCTTTTACAAACATTCTTGTTCCAATCATAAGTGTAATGGGTTTGTGTCCTTAAAACATAGAACCATTCAGACATATGCTGAATTAGGCAGCAAAAagtctttttctcattttttatatgtatttttagagGTTATCATTCACAACTATTGATCATCTGAATTAACAGTAACTACGGTAATTgtgatttcatgttttatatgttgaaTTCCAGTGGAGAAAAGactgaacattttattctgacattttccaAGATGAGTCAAGATTTATAGATTAtaaaaactgcatgtttttaagGTGTAATGTCTTAAGTTTCAGAGGACCACATCATACCAGACCTGAAATGAATATCACAAATAAACCCATTTGTGAAAAGGGAGCTGAGGAGATTTTTATTGGCTCGGAAGATCCTGATGCAGTTCTAATCAGCTGTCAGAGTCTGTTTAGTGAACTTTTATAATTCACTGTTTTCAGCCACTAACCCTGACATAAGACGGCTGCAACAGAAAGAGATGTATTCATGCCTCACAGACCCCCATccagaatttgtgtttttcacagacaaaaaaagaaagcaaaagcaaacaaataaataaactcccTCTGGCTCCTCACAGTCAGTATATGGACTGTGTaagctgctgccttcaggctAGCGCCTCAGAGTGATGCAAACCAAAGCagcacagaataaaaacagcttcTTTCACACAATCCATTTACGTCATGAACCTCTGAACAACATGCAAGTCCTAACAAGCAAAATACAATCTCAACTTGGATGTTGTTTCTCAGTCTTATTGTTCAGTTCAGGTACTTCTTGTATTGTACTATTCTCTGTTGTCCAACATCTCTATATATCCCACCTTGTAAATAACAATATGACCAGAcattaattacatatttaattaaattatatataatttaacCAATTTCCAAAAGTGACAActattacatatttaaaatatcctaTAGATCAGGCTTTTATAGTGTCAGAAAGCactgtattttttgtgtgattttaattgtttgtaaTTTGTGTCCATATTTGTTCAATGGGATTTGTGCAAGTCCTGAAACTTCAGTGATCAAAACGAGTTTCCAGCATGTCCTCACATGCTTGGCAATAAAATACTTTCTCATTCTGATCATAAAGGAGAAGTTGAAGATTGCAGTCAAGggaataaaaccatttttagcCCAGGAATAGTCGATGTGGCTCCTGACCTCCTAGTTGTTTATCTGATGTTCTCACTTACCAGATTTTTCATTGGAGACAGAAGTTCTTTGGAAAAGTCCGCCAGGCGGCAGAAGGCCGAGCCGACCTCCGTCTCTCCATTTGAGTGGCAGTTTACTGAGAGCTTCTCCATCGAGTTGATGTACTGCTCCAGGTGAGATACATGAtctaacaaagaaaaattgtgtCAGTTTGGGGAATAATCTAAATGTAATCTGTGTTTGTCTGCATGTGGATTTGTGTACCTTGCCCTGAAGCATACTTGGCCTTTGCAGCTTTCTTCATCTTCTGCAACACCAACCGGTCGCTGTCCAGAGCCTGGACAAGCACACGCATGAATGATAAGTGGGTGTAGTTGCTGTCTGCATGACTGAGTCTGCATGTGCAAGGGGGCAGCAGGCTTTGTTGCTGGACAATAGACAGCTGCTTTTTATGACTGTAAACCATCATTTGATTGGTCAAAATTCACTGCATGAAGCAGCAGCTCAGTTTGAATGTGGCTGTTTTAAACTGAGGCTTTGTTTTACTTAATCATGTCCTGCAAAATTTATGTTGTATCACAAGCAACTATCGAAAATTCTTGGTTATTCTGCCTCAGGTTTTTACAAACTATTGAAAAGACAAGCATTCCAAGTGACATTTGATATCAATCataaattattgttaaattcatttagtaaacaaaactatttttgctTAATTCTATAGcttattttgtctctttctgtaCCAGTCATGTCAGTTTAAAACATTcctcatttctttatcttttactttCAATTGTCATATACTTCTGAAGGTTCTGTGAAAGTCTTTGActgtgttttctctcattttcttctCAGTACTTGCTTTCACATTGtgcagtgtgtgttttaaaaaaaaataagcagcaCTGTCAGGAGGAGGGCAGAAGGAGTGGTGACAAAAGAACTGTcagttgttaaaatgttaagtaTGCCAGGtttgaagatggaaaaaaaatgtcacaactgcaagcacaaaaaaatacatggtAGTCCACCTAAACATTCAGGAGGCTCGCTGTAAATTAGTGGAGCTGCAAAAATGAACAGCTCTAGTGGAAGAAAATGGTGACAGGACGACTAATAACAGTGTACTCCACAAAGTTGGCCGTAATCGAATTGTGGCAAAAGGAAAATCTGTTAACAGAAGGccagaacttttttttgtagtttcccAAAAAAAATGTAGACAGTAAGTCAgtgatgagaccaaaactgaatTCTTATGGTCTACATTTAAGACACCAACATTTCTCATGTCAATCATGGTGGtaacagcatcatgctgtgagaaTTATTCCTTCTGAAATATTGGTAATaattaataagaaaatagaTTTAGATAAATACAGCAATACAGTGTAATACAAGGTGAAAGTTCATTAGTGGATGACAAACGGGAGAGTTCACCTTATGGGAAGACAATGAAGCCATACAACATAATGGCTGAGATCAAATTCATTTAATTAGACTAGTTTAATGCAAATACAGACTAAAACTGGAAAAGTTTATAGATGCTTTCTATTCATTCTGATTGAACGTGAGTTAATTTACAAAAAGGAGGACAAAAAATTCAATATCCAGATACAAAAAGTTGATGTGTTTTTCCACCACATATTATTCCCTCAAAATTTCTAAAAGCTTATGGATGTgacatgaaaaaattaaaaggtttaaaaaagtattcataagtACAATACACCTCCAGAGCCATTTCTTCTGGCTACTTAGGCATAATTGTAATGATTtacaaaattctgaaaagaaTACGACAATAGTTATGCACTAGACTCAAGAAGTAGACTGAAAATAAACAGTGTAAGTGTAAAGATTAACTTTATTAAGTGAATACAGCAGATGATGACCAGAACAGTTAGAATCTAATGTTTTGCAACTTtcaatgtttctatttttaactGTTTGAATTTAAGTTTTTCCTTCATGCAaattcatttttctaaaaaaaaataaaagtccttgTATCCTGAAAGTCTCCATTTGATTTGGGCACCATGGTTAAAGTGAAAATTAAGTTTGATCTGATCATATTGATTTAAGGACCCGTTGCTTCGAATCCCCCTTTAAAGTGACTTTATCAAAAAGTCACTTTTGATAAAGTGACTAGTTTATCAAAATTTTCATCTAAAATTTGGCAGGACTAAATACTTCAACAGATGAGACCTTGcgacaaaaggaaaacaagattttatgcataaaaatatcCTGTAAAAAGCTCTAGTTTACATCTCTCCTGTCTGCCTTTATCCCAAACCAGCTTGCAGATTAGCTAATATCTTCATTAACATTAATCTCTCTGGCTTCTTTTCATAACcatacaaaaaacaataacaaagaaTGATGATGGCCAGTAATCTGTTGCCTTGGTAACATATGTCGGCCCTGCTGGGGGTTCATGATGGGGGC from the Xiphophorus maculatus strain JP 163 A chromosome 20, X_maculatus-5.0-male, whole genome shotgun sequence genome contains:
- the LOC102230225 gene encoding arf-GAP with SH3 domain, ANK repeat and PH domain-containing protein 2-like isoform X2, whose translation is MPECVSVSEFVHEVQEDWSSPTTSSFTSKMINCRNTIYLLEEALDSDRLVLQKMKKAAKAKYASGQDHVSHLEQYINSMEKLSVNCHSNGETEVGSAFCRLADFSKELLSPMKNLLKSMLHNINFFLDSLVKGDLREVKGDLKKPFERAWRDYESRFKQVEKEKRELARQYGMVRSEVSGGEIAEELEKERRSFQLSMCEYLIKVNEIKTKRGVDLLQNLIKHYHSQNNFLQECVSTTQRLKQYIEELNIVLNMVKQRQEEEKKQLCNIRDQLRPVVHTEQDSLPKQVYSMHQLLGDKQYGTERTGFLYKKSDGLRKMWQKRKCSVHNCYLTIAHATPNKPPTRLNLLTCQVKPSVEDKKCFDLISHNRTYHFLAEDEAECVAWISVLSNSKQEALSMALDGGRQGSGGGENSVEDLTRAITDDIRRMPGNNYCCDCGAPEPGWVSTNLGILTCIECSGIHREMGVHVSRIKSLSLDSLGTSDLLLARNVGNSGFNDILEANLISPSQKPSQHSHMGERKDFILSKYQDVHFVRRFGSSSAALRLGLQEATKSCDIYSLIQLYAQRAELSQPLHTHIQEKGETALHLAVLFADRTSLHILDFLAQNCSNVDVQTSAGNTALHYSCLHNKSDCVKLLLRARANIHIKNELGETALDVSRRLKHSECEALLQQAQSNQFNHHVHVEYEWRLRHDDLYDSDDDFDDRNGPVKKERSSSSSSSVFTPSFSFSSRPFSFSQSSTSTTSSCSVAAPSSGGPGAGLLSVGRRLAMAMDLHSRPTGSAPSPPPPPPSSPAPPLPPRVKAPCVPPPPPPAGGDGVRDEEEEEAEVFFPTSGNRKTTPPPPVAARHKRTCSESNKQDHGLPSSPRIYSGPDSSFKKCVPSSPLSSLTERPDRGFRRTESEGSASHFLYPASKAPPNGSPISQRSQSFESDGRGPTPLPLPRRSLPRGSASQRAQALYDCQADHHDELSFSEGQVLVVLGQEDSDWWHGYIEHEPDQRGLFPASFVQLLSD
- the LOC102230225 gene encoding arf-GAP with SH3 domain, ANK repeat and PH domain-containing protein 2-like isoform X1, which codes for MPECVSVSEFVHEVQEDWSSPTTSSFTSKMINCRNTIYLLEEALDSDRLVLQKMKKAAKAKYASGQDHVSHLEQYINSMEKLSVNCHSNGETEVGSAFCRLADFSKELLSPMKNLLKSMLHNINFFLDSLVKGDLREVKGDLKKPFERAWRDYESRFKQVEKEKRELARQYGMVRSEVSGGEIAEELEKERRSFQLSMCEYLIKVNEIKTKRGVDLLQNLIKHYHSQNNFLQECVSTTQRLKQYIEELNIVLNMVKQRQEEEKKQLCNIRDQLRPVVHTEQDSLPKQVYSMHQLLGDKQYGTERTGFLYKKSDGLRKMWQKRKCSVHNCYLTIAHATPNKPPTRLNLLTCQVKPSVEDKKCFDLISHNRTYHFLAEDEAECVAWISVLSNSKQEALSMALDGGRQGSGGGENSVEDLTRAITDDIRRMPGNNYCCDCGAPEPGWVSTNLGILTCIECSGIHREMGVHVSRIKSLSLDSLGTSDLLLARNVGNSGFNDILEANLISPSQKPSQHSHMGERKDFILSKYQDVHFVRRFGSSSAALRLGLQEATKSCDIYSLIQLYAQRAELSQPLHTHIQEKGETALHLAVLFADRTSLHILDFLAQNWFSLFSSSNVDVQTSAGNTALHYSCLHNKSDCVKLLLRARANIHIKNELGETALDVSRRLKHSECEALLQQAQSNQFNHHVHVEYEWRLRHDDLYDSDDDFDDRNGPVKKERSSSSSSSVFTPSFSFSSRPFSFSQSSTSTTSSCSVAAPSSGGPGAGLLSVGRRLAMAMDLHSRPTGSAPSPPPPPPSSPAPPLPPRVKAPCVPPPPPPAGGDGVRDEEEEEAEVFFPTSGNRKTTPPPPVAARHKRTCSESNKQDHGLPSSPRIYSGPDSSFKKCVPSSPLSSLTERPDRGFRRTESEGSASHFLYPASKAPPNGSPISQRSQSFESDGRGPTPLPLPRRSLPRGSASQRAQALYDCQADHHDELSFSEGQVLVVLGQEDSDWWHGYIEHEPDQRGLFPASFVQLLSD